In the Trueperaceae bacterium genome, one interval contains:
- a CDS encoding NADH-quinone oxidoreductase subunit D (Catalyzes the transfer of electrons from NADH to quinone): MGRRSEKGRPKWEYVWCRCLAKGNRVSIPNTGYDVREISRETTGSFDTRHMRINVGPQHPSTHGVLRLVVDLDGERIARIMPQIGYLHTGFEKTMENRTYQQGVTYSNRMDYLHGFGHDLAYVLSVETLMDAQVPERAQRARVILTELNRIASHLVFLGTGILDMGALTLFFYTMRERERLLDIFELVSGVRMNYGYFRVGGLSTDLPEGFESAVREFISEFPTMMEQYATMFVQNDIFVNRTKGVGVISQDLALDYCLTGPSLRASGVSLDFRKAQPYSGYESYVFDVPTSEEGDAYARFMMRFLEMEQSLAIVKQALDALEPGPIKDPDRRISLPPRHELENSMEAVIFHFKLVTEGFHPPRGEVYVATESARGELGYYLVSDGGSMPYRVKVRVPSLINLQSLEPACVGALFADMVVNIATMDPVMGDVDK, translated from the coding sequence ATGGGCAGGCGGAGCGAGAAAGGGCGTCCGAAGTGGGAATATGTCTGGTGTAGATGCCTCGCAAAAGGAAACCGAGTGAGCATACCTAACACTGGTTACGACGTCCGGGAGATTAGTCGGGAGACAACAGGTTCTTTCGACACGCGCCACATGCGTATTAACGTAGGTCCTCAGCATCCTTCTACCCACGGCGTTTTGCGTTTAGTAGTAGATCTCGATGGCGAGCGTATTGCTAGAATAATGCCGCAAATAGGTTATTTGCATACTGGGTTCGAGAAAACTATGGAGAACCGAACCTACCAACAGGGTGTGACGTATTCCAACCGAATGGACTATCTCCACGGGTTCGGTCATGACCTTGCTTATGTCCTTTCCGTCGAGACCTTGATGGACGCTCAGGTCCCGGAAAGAGCTCAACGAGCACGAGTAATACTCACCGAGCTTAATCGTATAGCTAGTCATCTGGTCTTTTTAGGTACTGGCATTCTCGACATGGGAGCCTTGACCCTATTTTTTTACACCATGCGAGAACGAGAACGGCTCCTAGACATTTTTGAGTTGGTATCCGGCGTCAGAATGAATTACGGTTACTTCCGAGTCGGTGGCCTTTCAACTGACTTGCCAGAAGGGTTCGAGTCAGCTGTTCGTGAGTTTATTTCAGAATTTCCAACCATGATGGAACAATATGCAACCATGTTTGTACAGAATGATATCTTTGTAAATCGTACAAAGGGTGTAGGAGTTATTTCGCAAGATCTTGCGCTGGACTATTGCCTTACGGGACCATCCTTGCGGGCTAGCGGGGTTTCGCTGGACTTCCGGAAAGCACAGCCATATAGTGGCTACGAAAGTTACGTGTTTGATGTCCCCACCTCCGAAGAGGGGGATGCATACGCTCGGTTTATGATGCGATTTCTCGAGATGGAACAGAGTCTCGCTATTGTAAAACAGGCATTAGACGCACTGGAACCAGGACCAATTAAAGACCCTGACCGTCGAATATCCCTTCCACCTCGACATGAGCTTGAAAACTCGATGGAAGCTGTAATTTTCCATTTCAAATTAGTAACAGAGGGCTTTCACCCACCACGTGGCGAGGTCTACGTTGCTACAGAATCGGCTCGAGGTGAACTTGGTTACTATCTTGTTTCGGATGGTGGTTCGATGCCTTATCGAGTCAAGGTACGAGTGCCAAGCCTTATTAATTTGCAGAGCCTTGAGCCGGCGTGCGTAGGGGCCCTGTTTGCTGACATGGTCGTCAATATAGCAACCATGGATCCGGTAATGGGGGACGTGGATAAATGA
- a CDS encoding NADH-quinone oxidoreductase subunit NuoI yields the protein MSVLDIAKGMGVTLGHLFKRPATVSYPEELVDIKPRFRGRHHLLRHPDTGLEKCIGCSLCAAACPAYAIYVEAAENDPEDPTSAGERYASIYEINMLRCIFCGMCEEACPTGAIVLGHEFELADFRSEDFTYGKDDMMVGVQGSKWQRREAERRNSDVRVGFKSGPRPELEGVDY from the coding sequence ATGAGTGTTCTCGATATAGCTAAAGGGATGGGAGTGACTCTAGGCCATCTTTTCAAGAGACCTGCCACTGTCAGTTACCCGGAGGAGTTAGTAGACATCAAGCCCCGGTTCCGAGGAAGGCATCATTTACTTCGTCACCCTGATACCGGTTTAGAAAAATGCATTGGATGTAGTCTTTGTGCTGCTGCCTGTCCGGCTTACGCAATTTACGTTGAGGCTGCTGAGAATGATCCAGAGGACCCAACTTCGGCTGGGGAACGCTATGCCAGCATTTACGAGATCAACATGTTGCGATGTATTTTCTGTGGCATGTGTGAAGAAGCCTGTCCTACAGGAGCGATAGTCCTTGGTCACGAGTTTGAACTAGCTGATTTTCGTTCTGAAGATTTCACATATGGCAAGGACGACATGATGGTGGGCGTCCAAGGAAGTAAATGGCAACGCCGTGAAGCCGAGCGTCGCAACAGCGATGTTCGGGTAGGATTTAAATCGGGTCCGCGCCCTGAGTTGGAGGGTGTGGATTACTGA
- a CDS encoding NADH-quinone oxidoreductase subunit NuoK codes for MVTTEYYLALSAAIFAIGAIGVLTRRSAILIFLSVELMLNAANLALVAFARQWTLAGAQGAFAGQSAVFIILAIAAAEVAVGLGILVAIFRNRASTDVDSLSEIRL; via the coding sequence ATGGTGACGACAGAGTACTATCTTGCTCTAAGTGCAGCTATCTTCGCTATTGGGGCAATAGGGGTTTTGACACGGCGGAGCGCAATTCTTATCTTTTTGTCAGTTGAACTCATGCTTAATGCGGCGAACCTCGCACTTGTTGCCTTTGCTAGACAATGGACGCTTGCGGGGGCTCAGGGTGCGTTTGCCGGCCAAAGTGCAGTATTCATAATTTTGGCGATTGCGGCAGCTGAGGTAGCGGTAGGCTTAGGAATACTCGTGGCGATATTCAGGAATCGTGCAAGTACCGATGTCGACTCCCTTTCAGAGATTAGGCTGTGA
- a CDS encoding NADH-quinone oxidoreductase subunit L, with amino-acid sequence MNDPVSIAALAPLIALIGALTNGLFGRNIRPGVIGSVAVGVSFALSLIAAFSLFNRDPSGVVVELWPYLSAGNFDLSLGFMIDRLSVLLMLVITGVGLLIHVYSIGYMRADKGLSRYFAGLNLFVAAMLVLVMADSFLLMFIGWEGVGVCSYLLISFWYQDRLNADAARKAFIVNRIGDVGFLLAMFLMVTAFGTLDIATINQAAISLVVGSGTLVWIGLLLLVAASGKSAQIPLQVWLPDAMAGPTPVSALIHAATMVTAGVYLVVRSAPLFVGAPEVSVIVAWVGAITALIAAFAAFAQTDIKKILAYSTISQLGFMFVAVGAGAYWVGIFHLFTHAFFKALLFLGAGSVIHALDGEQDIRRMGGLGRRMRVTGTTSLIATLAIAGVPLLSGFFSKDAILAHAFNSNLLAGNGAVVIYAILLLSAGMTAFYMFRWYHGIFVGQERIAEELKAKIHESPQVMTVPLIILSIFSIGVGYVGLPAFAFPNLFASWIEPAARTLTGFAHPAIEIEWALLVLSIVAAAIGLGVAYWVYEVKKGGPVVRLRDQTINRLSQTGFGFDNLYRIIFVRPVEAIAEGVRIIDKDLIDQVITNSIGSFGLLSRVVRRLQSGFVRSYAFVMLLSVSVLVVLVTLFGGKL; translated from the coding sequence ATGAATGATCCAGTATCCATCGCTGCGTTAGCGCCGTTAATAGCTCTCATAGGTGCTTTAACCAACGGACTATTTGGACGTAATATCCGTCCAGGGGTAATTGGTAGTGTAGCTGTCGGTGTGAGTTTTGCCCTATCATTGATAGCGGCCTTCTCACTGTTTAACCGTGACCCTAGTGGCGTTGTTGTTGAATTGTGGCCCTACCTATCAGCGGGTAATTTTGACCTCTCGCTAGGCTTTATGATCGATCGGCTTAGTGTACTGTTGATGCTTGTAATCACCGGAGTGGGATTACTAATACACGTCTATTCTATTGGTTACATGCGGGCTGATAAGGGCCTTAGCCGGTATTTTGCTGGTCTTAATCTGTTTGTGGCAGCAATGCTAGTTCTGGTTATGGCGGATTCTTTCTTGTTGATGTTTATTGGATGGGAGGGAGTAGGGGTTTGTTCGTATCTTTTGATTAGCTTCTGGTATCAGGATCGACTCAATGCTGATGCCGCCCGCAAGGCTTTCATAGTAAATCGCATTGGTGACGTTGGTTTTTTGCTTGCGATGTTTCTCATGGTGACTGCCTTCGGCACTCTTGATATTGCAACCATTAACCAGGCAGCTATTAGTCTTGTGGTTGGATCTGGTACTTTGGTTTGGATCGGTCTTTTGTTACTAGTTGCTGCTAGCGGCAAGTCTGCCCAGATTCCGTTGCAGGTTTGGTTGCCTGACGCGATGGCTGGACCGACTCCGGTGTCAGCTTTGATTCATGCAGCTACCATGGTTACGGCAGGTGTATATCTCGTAGTACGTTCAGCCCCCCTATTCGTAGGAGCACCGGAAGTATCAGTGATTGTAGCTTGGGTGGGGGCTATAACCGCACTGATTGCTGCTTTCGCTGCCTTCGCACAAACCGATATTAAGAAGATACTTGCCTACTCCACTATCAGCCAACTAGGTTTTATGTTTGTAGCTGTAGGTGCCGGTGCCTACTGGGTCGGTATTTTTCACCTCTTTACCCACGCTTTTTTCAAAGCCTTGCTGTTTTTGGGCGCAGGATCGGTTATACATGCCCTTGATGGTGAACAGGATATCCGACGAATGGGGGGACTGGGGCGTCGCATGCGTGTCACTGGAACTACCTCGTTGATTGCTACGTTGGCAATTGCTGGTGTTCCGTTATTGTCTGGATTCTTTAGTAAGGATGCGATTCTTGCTCATGCCTTTAACAGCAATCTGCTTGCAGGTAACGGAGCTGTTGTTATCTACGCAATTTTGCTGCTTTCAGCAGGAATGACTGCTTTTTACATGTTCCGGTGGTATCACGGAATCTTTGTAGGTCAGGAACGTATTGCCGAGGAGCTTAAGGCCAAAATTCATGAATCGCCACAAGTTATGACAGTTCCACTAATAATCCTATCCATTTTTAGTATTGGTGTTGGCTATGTTGGACTACCAGCATTTGCCTTCCCCAATCTTTTCGCTTCTTGGATTGAACCAGCAGCAAGAACCCTAACAGGATTTGCCCACCCAGCTATCGAAATTGAGTGGGCTTTACTCGTGCTTTCGATTGTTGCAGCAGCTATTGGTCTTGGAGTTGCGTACTGGGTGTATGAAGTCAAGAAGGGTGGACCTGTTGTCCGACTACGTGATCAAACCATAAACCGGTTGTCGCAGACTGGTTTTGGCTTCGATAATTTGTACCGCATTATTTTTGTACGGCCAGTTGAAGCTATAGCCGAAGGTGTACGGATAATTGACAAGGATCTTATAGATCAAGTAATTACTAATAGCATTGGTAGTTTTGGACTCCTTTCTCGAGTAGTACGGCGCCTGCAGAGTGGATTCGTCCGCAGTTACGCTTTTGTGATGCTCTTGAGTGTGAGTGTACTGGTAGTGCTCGTTACTTTATTTGGAGGAAAATTGTGA
- a CDS encoding NADH-quinone oxidoreductase: MIELDVITPFFADKQDLLLEILNRYPSYGRRTAIMPLLWEVQRAERHISDHRIEEIAQILDMTATEVKGVMSFYSTYHEQPIGRFHLQICSTLSCSLAGSDEMYDFITEELGIVNGETDSDSHFSLQKVECLGSCGTAPVLQVNDTYYERVSRSRCRTLLEALSRGEMPESTRERGGDNVEGSPAKPFSDSREAGN, translated from the coding sequence ATGATTGAATTGGATGTCATCACGCCATTCTTTGCTGATAAACAAGATCTACTTCTTGAGATCCTTAATAGGTACCCTTCTTACGGACGGCGTACCGCTATCATGCCGCTTCTGTGGGAAGTACAACGCGCGGAACGCCATATATCTGATCATCGCATAGAGGAGATTGCTCAGATTCTCGATATGACCGCTACCGAGGTTAAGGGCGTAATGAGCTTCTATTCGACATATCACGAACAACCGATAGGACGTTTTCACTTACAGATATGTTCAACTCTGTCCTGCTCTCTAGCAGGATCGGATGAAATGTACGATTTCATCACTGAGGAACTAGGTATCGTAAATGGAGAAACAGATAGTGACTCACATTTTTCTCTACAAAAGGTTGAATGTCTTGGTTCTTGCGGTACGGCCCCCGTCTTACAAGTTAACGATACATACTACGAGCGAGTTTCGAGGTCTAGGTGCAGGACGTTGCTTGAAGCCTTGAGTCGGGGCGAAATGCCCGAGTCAACCCGTGAACGTGGTGGCGATAACGTTGAGGGGTCTCCCGCAAAACCTTTTAGCGACAGCAGGGAAGCTGGTAACTAA
- a CDS encoding NADH-quinone oxidoreductase subunit F (part of NADH-ubiquinone oxidoreductase complex I; shuttles electrons from NADH, via FMN and iron-sulfur (Fe-S) centers, to quinones in the respiratory chain; NuoF is part of the soluble NADH dehydrogenase fragment, which represents the electron input part of NADH dehydrogenase), translated as MAEPAQESPVQITSRHDPRYEVTLYRHVGVSNSHTLDYYLGHDGYESARKALTAMTPTEVVEEVKASGLRGRGGAGFPTGVKWSFMPPPDGRQRFILCNADESEPGSFKDRYILEDDPHQLIEGMIIAGYAIEATRGVIYVRGEYMTGYERLYEAIQQARNHGLLGTGLFGTDFDFDIILHRGAGAYICGEETALMNSFEGLRANPRLKPPFPAQAGIYGLPTTINNVTSLTSAVHIIAKGSAWFASMGTEDSRGTKLYQISGPVRRPGVYELPMGTTFRELIFDHAGGPTMRAKAFIPGGSSSPMFPFQNEYLDASMEYGTLARLGSMLGTGGVIVIPEEKCMVTAMYNVVRFYAHESCGKCTPCREGVATWLPKMYQKLLAGMGTKEDLVLIEEMSQRLQGTAFCVLADACAMPVEASFKHFRHEYQYLVDHGERMYKKSDWWQE; from the coding sequence ATGGCGGAACCTGCACAAGAATCTCCTGTGCAAATTACGAGTCGTCACGATCCGCGGTACGAAGTGACACTGTACCGGCATGTGGGTGTTTCTAATTCTCATACTCTCGATTACTATCTTGGTCATGACGGTTATGAGTCAGCACGAAAGGCGTTAACTGCCATGACGCCCACAGAGGTGGTTGAGGAGGTTAAGGCTTCAGGTCTCAGAGGTAGAGGTGGAGCTGGTTTCCCCACAGGTGTGAAGTGGTCCTTTATGCCACCCCCTGATGGGAGACAACGTTTCATTCTCTGCAATGCTGACGAATCAGAGCCCGGCTCTTTTAAAGACCGGTATATCCTAGAAGACGATCCACATCAGCTCATAGAGGGAATGATTATCGCCGGTTATGCAATAGAGGCAACCCGCGGCGTGATCTACGTTCGAGGCGAGTACATGACAGGTTATGAGAGACTGTACGAAGCAATCCAACAGGCTCGTAATCATGGTTTGCTTGGAACAGGATTGTTCGGTACAGACTTCGACTTTGACATAATCCTCCATCGGGGTGCAGGTGCCTACATTTGTGGCGAAGAAACTGCACTAATGAACTCTTTCGAAGGATTGCGTGCTAATCCGCGCCTTAAACCCCCATTCCCCGCGCAGGCAGGAATATATGGGTTACCAACAACCATTAACAATGTCACCTCACTTACCAGTGCAGTTCATATCATTGCCAAAGGTTCAGCCTGGTTTGCTTCAATGGGAACAGAGGATTCCCGAGGTACGAAGCTATACCAGATTAGCGGTCCGGTGCGACGGCCTGGCGTGTATGAATTACCTATGGGAACAACTTTTCGTGAGTTAATTTTTGATCACGCAGGAGGCCCAACAATGCGGGCTAAAGCGTTCATTCCAGGTGGGTCATCAAGCCCAATGTTTCCTTTTCAAAACGAGTATTTAGATGCTTCTATGGAATACGGTACCCTCGCTCGTTTGGGTTCGATGCTAGGTACCGGCGGAGTGATTGTGATACCAGAAGAGAAATGCATGGTTACTGCCATGTATAACGTGGTTCGCTTTTATGCACACGAGTCCTGCGGAAAGTGCACTCCCTGCCGCGAGGGCGTTGCTACTTGGCTTCCAAAGATGTATCAAAAGTTATTGGCTGGCATGGGTACCAAGGAGGATTTGGTTCTAATAGAAGAGATGTCACAGCGGTTACAGGGCACAGCTTTTTGTGTCTTAGCAGACGCTTGTGCAATGCCTGTTGAAGCTAGTTTTAAACATTTCAGGCACGAGTACCAATACCTAGTCGATCATGGAGAACGTATGTACAAGAAGTCGGACTGGTGGCAGGAATGA
- a CDS encoding NADH-quinone oxidoreductase subunit J has product MVTFVILAAIMLIGAVGVITLRQPVHAALSLVGTLLTLAVAYVTLQAHFLAAVQVIVYAGAIMVLFLFVIMLLNVEGDEPAPTLRWMPPLAYFAAVGAAATIAIVAFSNSMPLLDLAVVNEVLNGGGAGEIAESLFTEFMLPFQLVGVLLLTGIIGAVGLVQRRAIEDAPEFEPSGSVSIEEESNVA; this is encoded by the coding sequence ATGGTTACATTTGTAATCCTAGCCGCCATAATGCTGATTGGTGCTGTTGGGGTCATAACCCTTCGGCAACCGGTGCATGCGGCTTTGTCGCTTGTTGGGACGCTACTTACCCTAGCAGTAGCTTACGTAACTCTTCAGGCTCACTTTTTAGCAGCTGTCCAGGTCATAGTTTATGCCGGAGCCATTATGGTTCTCTTCCTGTTTGTGATCATGCTCCTAAACGTTGAGGGAGACGAGCCTGCACCAACCCTGCGATGGATGCCTCCCTTAGCCTACTTTGCAGCTGTCGGAGCAGCAGCTACGATAGCCATCGTAGCGTTCAGTAATTCGATGCCACTTTTGGATTTAGCTGTCGTTAATGAGGTCCTTAATGGAGGGGGAGCTGGGGAGATTGCTGAATCGTTATTTACGGAATTTATGCTTCCCTTCCAGCTTGTGGGGGTACTCCTGCTCACTGGGATTATAGGTGCAGTTGGTCTTGTACAACGCCGTGCTATCGAGGATGCTCCGGAGTTTGAGCCGTCTGGATCTGTATCCATTGAGGAGGAATCCAATGTGGCCTGA
- a CDS encoding NADH-quinone oxidoreductase subunit NuoH, which produces MDSLLATLIKALLMCVILLGVFAYMTVIERRLLARMQNRIGPNRVGPFGLLQPIADAIKSIFKEDIVVSAADRFVYILAPFVSITFALAAFGAIPAGPAGSLFGLDPWIVDLDIGLLFIFAATSIGVYGIFLGGWASNSKYSLLGSLRSSAQLISYELGLGFSALTVLMIAGTLNLREIVDLNVWSVHPLLWVPLAVAFVTFLISGIAEVNRTPFDLPEAEQELVAGYLTEYSSIKWALYQMAEYVNMLTASAVVSTLFLGGWRGPEFLDFFIPGISQWPFIWLILKMALFMFLFIWLRATLPRLRYDQLMRFGWVYLFEIALGAALVTGAVIAFVL; this is translated from the coding sequence ATGGATTCTTTGCTTGCCACCCTCATTAAGGCTCTATTAATGTGCGTCATCTTGCTGGGTGTATTCGCTTATATGACGGTTATTGAGCGCCGCCTTTTGGCTCGCATGCAAAACCGTATTGGTCCGAATCGAGTAGGACCCTTCGGCTTGCTACAACCGATTGCTGATGCTATTAAGTCTATTTTCAAGGAAGACATTGTCGTGTCAGCGGCTGACCGATTCGTATATATTTTGGCGCCCTTTGTATCGATTACTTTTGCATTAGCTGCTTTTGGAGCGATCCCAGCAGGACCTGCAGGGAGTTTATTTGGTCTTGATCCATGGATCGTAGATCTTGACATAGGCTTACTATTCATTTTTGCTGCAACATCGATTGGGGTATACGGTATCTTTCTAGGTGGGTGGGCGTCTAACAGTAAATATTCACTGCTAGGTAGTCTTCGATCAAGCGCTCAGCTGATATCGTATGAGCTCGGTTTGGGATTCTCAGCGCTTACTGTACTCATGATAGCGGGAACACTAAACCTACGAGAGATCGTTGACCTTAATGTATGGTCCGTTCATCCGCTTTTATGGGTTCCCCTCGCCGTTGCTTTTGTAACTTTCCTTATTTCCGGAATTGCTGAGGTTAACCGTACGCCATTCGATTTACCTGAGGCGGAGCAGGAGTTAGTAGCGGGTTATTTAACAGAATATTCATCTATCAAGTGGGCGCTTTACCAGATGGCCGAGTATGTCAACATGCTGACTGCATCTGCTGTTGTGAGCACATTATTCCTTGGTGGTTGGCGGGGACCAGAGTTCCTGGATTTTTTCATACCAGGTATTTCGCAATGGCCGTTTATCTGGTTGATACTTAAGATGGCCCTGTTTATGTTTCTCTTCATTTGGTTGCGGGCAACATTACCAAGATTACGTTACGACCAGCTGATGAGGTTTGGTTGGGTCTACCTTTTCGAAATTGCCTTAGGTGCAGCGCTCGTCACTGGGGCGGTGATCGCATTTGTGCTTTAA
- the nuoG gene encoding NADH dehydrogenase (quinone) subunit G: MKVRINDVELELAPGTSAIDAVFAAGHDVPYFCSETYMSPIGACRMCLAKVGAPRQDRSTGEWILDEETGEPKVFYFPNLMATCTTTVMEGMVIDTLSEEVKDAQNSMVEFTLINHPLDCPVCDKGGACELQDRAYEYGTGLSRFPFDKRHQEKHHALSELITLDRERCIHCKRCVRYFEEVPGDEVLDFIERGGHTYIGTADEDLPSNFTGNITDICPVGALLDTTSRFRGRNWEYHHTRTTSLDDSSGTPIVVDARTGHIERIKAGLHPDINKRWIDDGIRFGHEYANADDRIQSPMIRKDGELTQATWDEAMAFIATKINGLAGKEVGLAIRADATLEEGVAVLALAEHLQTGQVDHYPRPNASVIPPETPATFDDLARADAIFVLADVTEELPAADLRIKDALKGVVPPELMEHGVPIADLRLKERMARKRDILTVGAPFITDLMSHSGKSVLYQPGSEADLLEALVAVAAGESLTSDTDHLGFDQSEMQLLVTQLIEAQKPVIVCGGLVLANDAAVAAAKTLAKTVDARLMLIGPMANSFGLERIGLFPSHDKYDYEAMISGGAKALILSGLDPAQAPAVATKLEDLDLLVVHDLFLTETATKAHVVLPARTGYGKEGTVMNLEGRLLPVRSAPIENNHAEDFTGLVRHFGEASGVRLEGRSTRSARRVLRKKFDVDLNDLNDQGVLGEAGTESSRQDSSKVNRGQKGNAFLTKAMVRTEYLDKNPSLRASNGGVLLRINPAEANAWGLHDSDVVSVMVGKLRRLVTIQSSELIPEGFMHVPSLPDQPAGLVQVDLGTIQIERSALETV, encoded by the coding sequence ATGAAAGTAAGAATTAACGATGTGGAGTTAGAGCTCGCTCCTGGAACCAGCGCTATAGATGCTGTATTCGCTGCTGGCCATGATGTGCCGTATTTTTGTTCTGAGACGTACATGTCCCCAATTGGTGCTTGTCGAATGTGCCTAGCCAAGGTCGGTGCTCCTCGCCAAGACCGATCTACTGGAGAGTGGATCCTAGATGAGGAGACGGGAGAGCCTAAAGTCTTTTACTTTCCCAATCTGATGGCTACCTGTACGACGACCGTGATGGAGGGAATGGTAATCGATACTCTCTCTGAGGAAGTTAAAGATGCTCAAAACAGCATGGTCGAGTTTACACTTATTAATCACCCGCTTGATTGTCCCGTGTGTGACAAAGGTGGTGCCTGTGAATTGCAGGATAGAGCCTACGAGTACGGCACTGGCCTAAGTCGATTCCCCTTCGATAAGCGTCATCAAGAAAAGCACCATGCGCTCTCGGAACTAATTACGCTCGACCGAGAACGCTGCATTCACTGTAAGAGATGCGTTCGTTATTTTGAGGAAGTTCCAGGAGATGAGGTTCTTGACTTCATAGAACGCGGTGGCCACACGTATATTGGTACTGCAGATGAGGATTTACCGTCTAATTTTACGGGCAATATCACCGATATTTGTCCCGTAGGTGCACTTCTCGACACCACAAGTCGCTTTCGAGGTCGCAACTGGGAATACCACCACACCCGTACGACGAGTCTTGACGACTCTAGTGGCACACCAATTGTAGTGGATGCCCGCACCGGGCACATTGAGCGCATTAAAGCTGGATTACACCCAGATATAAACAAGCGGTGGATTGATGATGGAATTCGGTTTGGTCACGAGTATGCTAACGCTGACGACCGGATACAAAGCCCCATGATCAGAAAAGACGGAGAGCTTACTCAGGCTACATGGGACGAGGCTATGGCTTTCATTGCTACCAAGATCAACGGTCTTGCTGGTAAGGAGGTGGGTCTAGCCATCAGGGCAGACGCTACTTTAGAAGAAGGTGTTGCGGTACTGGCACTAGCTGAGCACCTTCAAACTGGCCAGGTTGACCATTATCCGCGGCCAAACGCCTCGGTGATTCCACCTGAAACACCAGCTACGTTTGATGATCTTGCTCGGGCTGATGCAATATTTGTCTTGGCTGATGTTACTGAAGAGCTTCCTGCTGCAGATTTAAGAATCAAGGATGCTCTCAAAGGGGTTGTGCCTCCTGAATTAATGGAACATGGAGTTCCTATTGCTGATTTGAGATTGAAAGAGAGAATGGCTCGAAAACGAGATATTCTAACTGTGGGCGCTCCTTTTATTACAGATTTGATGAGCCACTCAGGAAAATCCGTGCTTTACCAACCAGGCTCCGAAGCCGATCTATTGGAAGCCCTAGTTGCTGTAGCAGCAGGAGAATCACTGACTTCTGACACTGATCATTTGGGTTTTGATCAGTCGGAAATGCAGTTATTGGTGACTCAACTAATCGAGGCTCAGAAGCCGGTTATAGTTTGTGGCGGTTTAGTCCTGGCTAACGACGCAGCTGTTGCTGCAGCCAAGACTCTGGCCAAGACCGTTGATGCCCGGCTCATGTTAATCGGACCTATGGCCAACAGCTTTGGACTCGAAAGGATAGGATTATTTCCAAGTCACGATAAATACGACTATGAAGCAATGATCAGTGGTGGGGCTAAAGCTCTAATTCTTTCTGGTCTCGATCCAGCACAGGCTCCAGCTGTAGCTACGAAACTAGAAGACCTTGATTTACTCGTAGTGCACGATCTATTTCTTACAGAAACCGCTACCAAGGCCCACGTTGTCTTACCGGCTCGTACTGGTTATGGCAAAGAGGGAACCGTTATGAATCTTGAAGGGCGACTGCTCCCAGTTAGGTCGGCTCCAATCGAGAACAATCACGCTGAGGATTTCACTGGACTTGTAAGACACTTTGGTGAGGCTTCAGGAGTGCGCCTTGAAGGTAGAAGTACCCGCAGTGCCCGCCGGGTACTCCGGAAGAAATTTGACGTCGACTTAAATGATCTTAATGACCAAGGTGTTCTTGGTGAGGCAGGGACCGAATCGTCTCGTCAGGACAGTAGTAAGGTCAACCGAGGTCAGAAGGGTAATGCTTTTCTAACTAAGGCTATGGTTCGCACCGAATATTTAGACAAGAATCCAAGCCTCCGTGCTTCGAACGGGGGAGTCTTATTACGCATTAACCCCGCCGAAGCCAATGCTTGGGGCCTACACGATTCGGATGTTGTCAGTGTAATGGTTGGAAAACTCCGGCGTCTTGTTACGATCCAGAGTAGCGAACTAATTCCAGAGGGGTTCATGCATGTACCATCTTTACCAGATCAACCAGCAGGCCTAGTTCAGGTCGACTTGGGAACTATTCAGATAGAGCGTTCAGCACTGGAAACAGTCTGA